Genomic window (Ostrea edulis chromosome 9, xbOstEdul1.1, whole genome shotgun sequence):
AGATCAGTTTAAAATTAATCCTACTTGTGTCTCAAAAATTGTATACACTCCAGCTTACACCCAATATATCTTACATCCCTTCATGATCGAAGGTTTCAGGGATGTAGAAATCTTAATtagtgaagtgccacaaattttgacctatgatAGGCACTAAATTAGCTAGGCCATTcagcattgagggttgtttttTATTGTGCCAATACCTACTGTAAAATGTGACCTTAGTTTTTAGCTCATATctcagctgaaagctcaagaGAGCTATtttgatcacctgttgtccgtcgtctgtaaacttttcacattttcatctttttctacagaaccactgggccaatttcagtcaaacttggtacacatcgTCCATGaatgaagggaattcaagtttgttcaaataaagggccacgcccccttcaaaggggagataattacaaaaatgcaaaaatagggtgaaataggtaatttaaaaatcttcttctcaagaaccactgggccagaaaagttcaaattgaaatgaaagcttcctgacagtacaaattcaagtttgttcaaatcatggcaccCCAgcggtagggtggggtcacaataggggatcaaagttttacatatgaatatataggggaaatctttaaaaatctttttctcaagaactattGGGCCAGAAAATGTATTCAAATCTTGACCcttgggggtagggtggggccacaataggggatcaaagttttacattcaagtatatagggaaaattaaatctttaaaacttttcttctcaaaaaccaatgAGCCATAAAAGTTCCAATTCAcatcaaagcttcctgacatacagtagatccaagtttgtgcaatttGGGGGTAGAGTgtggccacaattggggatcaaagtgttatatgttgatatatatgggaaaatctttcaaaaaatcTCTTGAACTGTTTAatctagggctttcatattttgtatatacatttttacaaaaAGACTTTTCACatgatgcaatggtgtgtgatcttatgaccttgacctggaagtttgaccttcttttaataaaaatcttactTACCAGGtatttaatatctcctgaactactAAGTTAGATCttttatatcttgtatatatatttcttatgacaagacctttcatttgatatcatgatctttggccctgtgaccttgatctcgaagtttgacctacttttaagaaaacataacctattaaaTATATTCAACACTATTTTAGGtgaggcttttatattttgtatatagattgtTTATCAGAAGACCATGTACACAATGTTGTTTGATCTtctgaccttggagtttgacctttaaaaaaattcctgtaCTATTCAATACctcctgaactattcaaggtagggctttcatattttgtatataggttcTTTATGGCAATGCCATATTATTTTAAagcttgaccttgaagtttgacctacttatcaaaatcttacctatttgatatctcctgaactatttaagatagagctttcatattttgtatttaggTTTCTTATACAAGGCCTTTAAATCATACCATAATcaatgaccttggtcttatcgaaaacagcaagatcatgttagtcatattggtgttgaggcatctctatgctatgtgaattcattttcagttatgatGTGATCCTTTTTggctaggttggggtcacaatatggcGTAAAATTTTTTCATGGGATTAAAGATTGATAAGAAAAGTCTtctaaaaatcacaacagctaaacaatggcagggccaaggtgactccggtgagcgatgtggcccatgggcctcttgttaaaatctCTTCTGAAAGACCTGTGGCTTTCACAAGTAATACTGAGTTGAAGGAAGAGTTGCTAAGTGTTTTAATGACTCAGATCTGTTGCGGTCTCATGGGACAGAACCCAAGCCTCCTGTATATATAAGGTGAGCACTCTACCTACTGAACTGCTTTGCAGTAAATAATATTTCACACTTAcatgttaaaatatatataaaatctaattttAACCAACTGAAAAGTAAAATCTCCACCGATTACAGTGTAACAATTTGAAATGAAGCTCCATCCTCTAACCTGATTTGACAGCGTGGGGTTTGATGACACAACAGGTGCAGTCAGTGAATTTGGCAGTGTTCTGTCGAGAGGGACCACTGCTGGGGAAAAAGAACTCCAGCTCCCTGGCTGCTGAGGCGAAACCATCCGAGCCATGACAGGCATTCTCTGTTTTATCTGTAACATTTACAGCAAATGTCAATTAGAAACTGACAAGATTTATTTTCTCACATTACTATTGGTAAGCAGTCGGTTTAACTGTCTAAAGGGACTTTCTGATAGGCTGAGAAAATATAGACTTTCCATTTACACATAAGTaccatgtatatgtatctatacTATAGTCTTTCACTGGCCATCTACAAGGATTATGAGATTTTACCTTTCCCGAACCTGGCACGGATTGATTGAGGTGCATCTGAGCGGGCTAAGGCAGAGTCAGTAGGTCCTAGGGTATCCCTCCAGGACGATATACAGCCCTCTCCCATCAGCTCAAAAGCAATGACCGGTCCCCTTGTCACGAAGTTTAGGAGAGTACtagataaaaaaataaaagtatctAAATTTCAACAACGTCCTGAGAGAGATAAGATCTCTGTTCTGAATAAAAGTGAGTAAGTAACAATTACTGATTTCGGTGCCAACATTTCCAGAGTGACCTTGACAGTTGATCACAGTTTCATGTAGATCATGACATACTCAGACCTGTCACAAATAACCTCTGTGTAAAGTATCCCTATTCTAAACATAAAGCCTGGACAATATTTTAAGTAATACTAGCTCTCATTTTTGGgtttgttgcaaaattgtgatttactatttcaatgacagaaaaaattaagtttataaacttttgacattaaaatttgagttagaaaacctatccagaggctctgaatgaaggAAAACTACATTAATGTCTTCCCgtacaaaaattaatttctatataatgttatatattcaatagaacaaaaatctttattttaataaaatcttaaacttaattttgattttatgaatgACCATGACCATTACATAGAAAACTATTGAAATAGTACATTTTATCCAACAAAAATTTTCAGACTGAAAGCTTTATTATAACTTTATAATAACTTTAATAACTTTTTTTGGTAACTTTGACCTTGTCTAACCCAAGTCAAGAATCATGACATACTCTTAATTCGTTTGCAACTTTTGTATCtatttagctgcaataatgtagccctctctgatttttttttttttttatttttttttattttttttagggagagggctacaactccttaggatctccgtaatggtgcaaatgcgggagtgattcactcccgcaacatttgcgctcattctaaacatttcctgactttctttacgtaaataaaatgatattctatgtttcttagtcaatatataaatttacaacctacaactttagatttgtgaggctctattctaccgttttcaacaatttcgataaatcccagtttctcgattcatatttgtgcgccatgtttgatgtactgaagtttcaacttccggttgtcaagtcatttgcatatgccatataaggtggtatttacatcaatggacaagtatggaggcgaaagctatttcgtcggtattgagaaggtttgaatttaatatcaagttaaaaaacgaacagcagagtgtaaattctttctgcaacaatatgattttccttcctttgtcgaagtggctcgaataactacattttcgcgctgattgtcaatgtttaggcttttcattagatccacctacgagatctcgcgataacaagcatggcggagcagacgaagaattttgcatgctgtacattatatttaatgaaaaacacctttattagacatgcccgagcacaaagttggtactccttttggtgtaaacaacatttgggactaatacacagagtttattatcggttattcataaaattattttgcaccattacggagatcctatggaattgtagccctatcccgaaaacgtcagaataaaaaaaaattggattgggctacattattgcagcctatcccgaaaacgtcagaataaaaaaaaattggattgggctacattattgcagctagtatcTATTATgagcattttttatttaatatgagcattttttatttaatatgaGCATTTTTGTATCTGGTATATAAGTATTTTTGTTTCAAAGACATGTTGTGGTTTTAGCATTTTTCTTCAAGTGACCTTGTGCAATTGACCCTGAAGTAGAATGAAGATATATATACGTCTTAAACAAACTTCGTATCAAACAAGTATGATCAAATGATGGATCATTGTTACAGAgtgatatattgtttaacttatTGGTTGATTTTATTATGGATAAAAGAAACCTAAAAAGCCTCAACACCCTGGATCTTCcgggtcccccccccccccctccccggcCTGGTCAAGACACCATACTTGCACATATGGacaaacagatacatgtagatgaataaACAAATTAATATTTACTGTTTGATCAAGAATTTATACACAGCGGTAATTTTCACTGAACATTTCACGAAAATAatgcaaattttcaacaaaGCACAAAAATTTGCAAATCATGCATAAAAACTTTGATCTAAAAGTAATCTTGACTTTATATATCACAGTAACCTTCAAAGAATAACTTTGTTTGCATGGGGTTTAAAAAAATTGATCTGCATGTTAAATGAATTGTGTGCTACCTACTCTAAGAAAGGCTTTCCTTGGTGTTCTTGATAAAATTGAAAGGCTTCATTTCGGTTCAGCTGgcacatttttaattttgtaatcagGAAACCCCTCTGGCAAATAGCATCAATTATCTGTCCCATTTTTGCAACTGCATCTGGCTTGATCATACCAAGAGTTCTGAAATAAGACACAATTTATTTAAAACCATTGCATGTTTCCTGATTGAACGAAAACAATTTGAAGGTTTAGAAATTTGATGCTGTCAGATTTACTGTTGCTATGATATTAATTTGCAACAAAAAATATCTTCTtggtaaatatattttgatgcaGATTACAACATTAAAAGCTGCATGGACTGACATTTTAAAGGATGAAGAAATGGGGAGGGAGTCTTGGGACAGAGAGGGATGAAGAAGGGAAGGGAGAGAGAGATGAGGAGACTGAAAAAGGaggaagagaaagagagaggggggaAGGTAGCATAGCAGAGATAGGAGAGAGATGTGGGAGGAGGGAGAAGCTACAGGTGCTGGCCTGGGTCAAAAGTTGTTTTGGGGGACATTTAAAATGTTCCCCATCCATTCATCATGTTAATCACAAAATTGTAGAATTAGGCAAGTATTACAATGATGCAtgacaataaataaaattttcagtttacTAGAGAGTGTCCTTTCAAATGTTTGCAATTGATTCAAATTCCATGCACTGTGCACATTAACAGAAAATTAGTCTAATTAAAATGATACCTTTCGTGAGTTACTCTTGTATTTTAATTGAAGTTGCATGGTAGTCTGTGACAACAAGCAAAATATGGCAGAACATGAGAGATGGACAGCAAATCTTTATTCCCTACCTTTCTTTTTTATGTGAAAGCCGTGATCTGGTAAAATCGTCTCCATAATCCACAAAGTTCATTTGTCGGGACAGAATATTTACTGTATTTCCAATATACAAATCCTCTGGGCGAATGCTTTCAATACGAGTTTTCTTCAGAAACATTCTGTGGTTCTTTATGTCAAACTaaagaacaaaaaatatgacattttataATTTTGCCATCAATGATTAAATGCAATTCTTTGTAAATGATGATTACCCAGACAATAATATGGTGTAAGCTACATGTAAGATTTTCTTCCTTTTAAAGCTTAATAGCTGATAGTTATtaataaaaaattcttttatgAGTGTTCAACTAAGTATTACAATTTTATGACGTTTAATCATCATAATTaatctctttaaatttttttttatacagttttTCAATGTCATATTTAGACTctcattttatttaaatttttcattctAATTGGTAATAAAGAAATCAATCAGATTTACATGAATTggttattaaagaaattaatctGTGTTACATGAAAACAGCTGTGCTTACCATTTCTACTGTGCCATCTTTAACATAGTACATGAATTGGTATCTCCTGACAAAGGCTGCATGTGGATCATACCACTCAGCGACAAAGCAAAATCTTTCTTCCCCATCCCTGTCCTGTGTCATCAATAGTGAAAAAAACCTCATCAACAATCAGCGATAAGTACAGTGTCCATGCAAGAAGATCTACACacattcataatatatatatatatcatgtttacattcctgactgttttgcattaggatacacggtggtacttacatataatacaaataagtattatcatgttcaaacgtctcatgtatgaacattgctcatactaatagtgcagattttactcttgttttgtttttctttttatcgtcatcgcacattgaaatgttaacaatcatgtatgctgtatgcctgagagggccctaatttggaaataaatcatattctattcatTCCACTTTTGTGTTTTAACAATAGAGACAAAGGAGATAGTAGTGCCATCATACACTCAATACACCCAGCTTGAAGTTGTGTCCATAGTATATATGCTCAGCAATGTGAAAATTAACAAAAGATTAGCAGCTGAAGCAGACGCTAACCAGTGTGTGTTGGAATACATTGAAATTAATTCAGATCATCTTAAATTACTGCCATACTCTGATTTTGATCAACATTCAAAGCTTAGAATTATACATTGGTATCTTAGGAAGCAACTTCTTTCATTCTGAACTAACTGAATCTGATTTGGAGGCCGATGTATCAATGATTACTAATGGCTGCAGGGCAAAGGTATGTATAGGGGATTAAGAAATAATCACAGGATTATATTGCATATGTTGAAGAGACCATGCATCCCCACAATCAGACTCTATaaattatgaagaaaatatTACTGAACGTCAtaaaagcaaaacaaaacaagTTGTAGACTTCTTTGCTATATAACTATTGCTACAGCCAGTCAAAGCGtgctttgattttgtttttgtttgtacaGTTTGTAGATTCTACGACTGCAAAAGGACATCCTGTTTAACATCTAAAAACGTCATTTACAACTAATTCTACATAACAAAATATGTATTCCACTTTTAAATATACACAGAAACTTACCATCTTGGTTTATTCACAACAACACAAGTGTGCACATGCAGTTTCTAACTCAGCTCTGTTGTTGTTCCTGGCAACATAAGACaatgtattttgaaagaatCGTTTTCATTGGATGAGTGTTTCGACTTCCTTTGAAGCGTATACCTATTTCCGGAAAAGAAAAGTCTAAGAAGAACGgtctaaaaatgaaaattatgtgaCGTTTTCCAGAGAATTGGGAACGGTATGTTAAATTTTAGATAGTTATTATGTTAAGAAATATGTATTGTAAAgtatgttttctttgtttgagTAATGGATTAACATTCAAGTATGGAGAAATGGAGAAAATTCGGATTGGTATATATGAAACTTGTTTTTATAGACGTAgtgaaatatatttactacttgGGATACCATAATTTAAGTAGGGCTTATTTATTAGAATTTTAATATATCAAAGTCCTCTTAAGAACAGACGGACTCGTCCCCTCTCGAACTCTCAGTCaagttgggaacacttcccctattaTATAAGTAGCGACTGggggagatttttaaaaacaatatattttcaacattttgatcaaTATTCCACTTAATTCAAATGTgctgatttcaaaattaataagtatttcaaaatatctCTTTTCCCTGCATCACAATTGACAGGCAAACACGAGTACCCTCACATATTTGCGTCAAGTTATTTTTCTGACTTGTGTAAATATTTGACCACAAGTAATATTAGTGAAAATAGACTAAACAGAAATGAACTTGATGCCTAATCTACCTTTTTGGGGTGTGcaaaagcatttcactagtccgtccagtacaTCATActaaatgatcttcattttattcaacagtatttaatgaaaccaaacTCATCACAGTTGCAATCAATTTAATTTCTGACACGTACAGAagaaagagaccaccatattttatttcgcattcaagatcttcagaagcatacaatattaacctccgagttaatccttttataaacatccataagtgcgttcgagatcgacatTCCTGTTGTTTTGTTGCTCAGATCTTAGAgccacaggagttcgaaattttatcaataaagtcaataaaattcactcgattgaccaagtcatgagctatagtgttatgaactactgtgttagagtcgcgaatgacgagaacatgtgcgcacaaacgtgcatgttctcagaccacactacttgcaattcttgcacctagaaTACGTTCTTTtgatgtgtactcggcgttcggaatcggcaggaatttgacaatttgtgcacgttcgaagaacggcggtctcgaatgcactccatgtgtttggaagctcaggatgtcatagtcacaCAAACACTTAACCTTGCAGGTAATTAATCGACCAatagttcaaacatctaagagactcggacaaatcttgctaaaaatctttaccatattcaagattgattcccggattttcactagtccgtacggactagtgctatagagagttcactagtccgacacgttttttactagtgtcggacttacggacatgagttaatttcgaaccctgttattttattgaaaataagtaTCAATATTGCTTCAAAACACTAATAAACATACCTACCCTCGGTCATTTTAACTACCGGACGAGAAAAATAATAGTATTTCTGTATAAAATTCAACACAAACATCATtgtttcaattacatatgtatatcttaATTGTTCTTTATCAATATCCTTGATAGAAAAAATTATAAGATTGTACCAAAACCACTAGTGAGGGCAAAATAAAGCAGTTATACATGCTGGAAAGTAGCACGCCACTTGGTTCTGTGCCTTGCGAAAGATCATTTTCTGCAATGAGACGTCTTAAGAATTGGAACAAATATGGGCTGGTCGGTCTTAAATTGCTGTTATTTACCCCAAACCCTCCACTCCCACCAGGGCTCTGCCCTGGACACCGCTTGTGGCCTCAGCCATCCTAAAAACTTTTGTGTATGTCACGAGCGCCACCTACTGACGGTACAGTATCAGTTTGCAAGGTGAAGTACAAAATCTaggataatttttttaaaataaacatgacaATTTGATAACAGGAAATTTCATTGAATCACATATATCGGTGATTTATTGTGGATAATGAAGTACACATGATTTACTTTCCCTTTGTTTTCGTTTACAAATattagagttatcgttcttgtaAATTCTACCCAACAggttgaaaaaattattttaccaCATTCTCTGGACATATACGAATTACCTCAgtgttgtttttaaaagaaaaaggaagTTCGAATTATTTAAATATCACCGTAAAATCTGCGTATATGGCCGATTTCTGGTCTTGCTACTTATTTTCTCACTTCAAAATAccgacaaaatgtcatttcgtACCACGTGCTTTCTATATCACCATATACGTAAACTTTGAACTCCTTACTTTCGTTTCACATTAATACTTTCGTATTTAAACCTCGGGCTTGATCATATAAAACGGTGAAAAGCACCTAGCGCAGTGAGGTAAACTTTTTGTGATTGCGGGAAATGTTGCCGCCAGCGCCACCTACCGACGGTGCCGATTGCTATATATAGCTAGATTTCGCTAAAAagcgagaaagtaaacattaccttaaacaggtgtttttggtgtctttattgaaaataatgacaaattcCGTGCACTGCTGAATAAGTATGACACACACTCGGCATGACGCGCATTCTTCTTccaataatgtacatatatgcatCGCTCCATCCGGAGCATagtcgtacatgtatataaggtTAAAATCCTGGAGTGAAGGGCATTGTCACTatataaaattgacaacacatttaagaaatttcatatcaaagtacgagggaaggaggctgaaatccaatgcactttgtgagtgtttttgttttcatacatatatttgCAGAGGTATtggacattttagcactttttcttcttttcatgtgaaatatgaagagatgtactccacaggtgtttttctcggttttACGGGATGTATTTACTCTCCCTGAAGAGGGATGATCACCTTTTCgggagaatatctcgctataggggaagtttTTCCAACCTGTCAGTGGCTCACTCAACTTCCATACTCTTATTCCAAATTCCATCATATAGAACTCAAATTAGCCAGAATTCATTCTTCCCACACACTAGTATGTCTTATGGTGTGGCCGTTTTTAAGGgtgaagcaaaaagtattggcattagaTTCTATATCCATGAAgaggacaaaaaatatattaagtTAGCATCTAACTTGTGAGAACTGAGCtctatcaaagcatcctaactTAAATTAGCGGTGCATCTTTTTACCACATAGAACCACAAAGAAACCCATAGAACCCCGTAAATATCCCGAAGAactcaataaaataaaaaatttatgcAGGTGTTATTCATAAGGTGGGGGTGGATGGGTGTGTGTGCACCCCCTTacttttttgttttacttttttcCCCGACTGTAATCTTTTTATCTTTTTCTATAACATAACATCCCCTCcaacaaacaaaatgtgtgtgtgtgtgtggggggggggggttacattgGAATCACCTTGTGCATCTGTTTGTCTGTTTCTAAATGTCTGTGCATTGTCTCAGATTCTGGGTAGATTTACCTGAAAAGTTGTACACTTTCTATTATATACTTGTATACACATTGTTTATGAATTAAagttatataaatatacattagaAATTTTTAACAAAGTTCGTTAACTATCTGGCATCATCAGAAACCCAAAAAGAAGTGCGACCAAACGGGGGTTTCCGATGATGACTGTCTGGGGACCaacaattttgattcgttaTAAATGTAATTGATAATATCCATTAACTTCATAATATGTTTAAAACTACATGGAATGAAAATCACTCTGccataagtgtgaattcattataaatatgttcactgtaactgtgttttactctAAGCATGacttcattataagtgtgtctgtgttttaaatatgtaaccgtgttttactataagcatgaattcattataagtgtgtctATGTTTTAAGtgtgtaaccgtgttttactgtaagtgtgaattcattataagtgtgtctGTATTTTAAGtgtgtaaccgtgttttactgtaagtgtgaattcattataagtgtgtctGTGTTTTAAGtgtgtaaccgtgttttactgtaagtgtgaattcattataagtgtgtctGTGTTTTAAGTGTGtaacagtgttttactgtaagtgtgaattcattataagcatgttcactgtaactgtgttttactgtaagtgtgaattcattataagcatgttcactgtaactgtgttttactgtaagtgtgaattcattataaatatgTTTGCTTTAACCATGTTTTACTTACTGCCCTTTGTGCCGGTCAGCATGTAGGGCAGCAAAGAAAGTTCTTCACTTCTGCCAATCTTTTGCAATCTTCTCTACTGATATGCAAGTCTGATGTAATTCCTGGGCCAGGATAGCTGAAatttattgtggccccattctacccccaggggtcatgattttaacaaacttgaatctgcactatgtcaggaagctttcatgtaatactttcctagcccagtgat
Coding sequences:
- the LOC130050353 gene encoding nucleoside diphosphate kinase 7-like, with translation MDRDGEERFCFVAEWYDPHAAFVRRYQFMYYVKDGTVEMFDIKNHRMFLKKTRIESIRPEDLYIGNTVNILSRQMNFVDYGDDFTRSRLSHKKERTLGMIKPDAVAKMGQIIDAICQRGFLITKLKMCQLNRNEAFQFYQEHQGKPFLDTLLNFVTRGPVIAFELMGEGCISSWRDTLGPTDSALARSDAPQSIRARFGKDKTENACHGSDGFASAARELEFFFPSSGPSRQNTAKFTDCTCCVIKPHAVKSGLAGKIISSVLEAGFEISMIEMFHMEKANAEEFYEVYKGVVQEYGSMVAELTSGPCLALEIRAQHAPQAFREMVGPSDPEIARHLRPRTLRALFGVDKVRNAVHCTDLPEDGLLEVEYFFKILGR